The proteins below come from a single Faecalibaculum rodentium genomic window:
- a CDS encoding RidA family protein — MEKIHTDQAPAAIGPYSQAVACHGVLYTSGQIPIIPETGKIKEGCIRCQTKQVMKNLQAVLEAAGTDFTKVIKSTCFLADINDFAAFNEVYGEFITDKPARSCVAVKDLPKGVKVEVELIADLD, encoded by the coding sequence ATGGAAAAGATTCATACAGACCAGGCACCGGCAGCGATCGGTCCCTACTCCCAGGCGGTGGCCTGTCACGGGGTGCTGTACACCAGCGGACAGATCCCTATCATTCCGGAAACCGGCAAAATCAAAGAAGGCTGCATCCGCTGCCAGACGAAACAGGTCATGAAAAACCTGCAGGCTGTGCTGGAAGCAGCCGGGACGGATTTCACGAAGGTGATCAAATCCACCTGTTTTCTGGCGGATATCAATGATTTTGCGGCGTTCAACGAGGTATACGGCGAGTTCATCACAGACAAGCCGGCGCGCAGCTGTGTGGCAGTCAAAGATCTGCCCAAAGGCGTGAAGGTGGAAGTGGAACTGATCGCGGACCTGGACTGA
- the ilvA gene encoding threonine ammonia-lyase, whose protein sequence is MLTLDKVYHARYVLRDVARQTDLILAPKIAPGREVFLKTENLQNTGSFKLRGAYYKISQLTDEERKHGVVACSAGNHAQGVALAATANGIPSIICLPDGAPISKVEATKAYGATVKLVPGVYDDAYEEALRLAQEEGYTFVHPFNDELVIAGQGTIGLEILDQIQDADAVVVPIGGGGLASGIAFAVKSLRPDIKVYGVQAEGAASMAASLEEERVVCLEEVTTVADGIKVKEPGDNTFALCRDYLDGIVTVNDDEIAAAILALIEQQKLIAEGAGAVSVAAVMFDKLPQDLKKIVCVVSGGNIDVTILSKIIERGLMTSGRSDVLAIELEDKPGQLSAVSGILGELGANVQTVAYEKASEGSSITACVLRISVETRDRAHIREVRQGLADAGFRVLD, encoded by the coding sequence ATGCTGACACTGGACAAAGTCTATCATGCACGGTATGTGCTGCGGGATGTGGCCCGTCAGACGGACCTGATCCTGGCACCGAAGATCGCGCCGGGACGGGAGGTGTTCCTGAAAACCGAGAACCTTCAGAACACCGGGTCCTTCAAGCTGCGGGGTGCCTATTACAAGATCTCCCAGCTGACGGACGAGGAACGAAAGCATGGGGTGGTGGCCTGTAGCGCGGGCAATCATGCACAGGGGGTTGCGCTGGCTGCCACAGCCAACGGCATTCCCTCCATCATCTGCCTGCCGGACGGGGCTCCCATTTCCAAAGTCGAAGCCACCAAGGCCTATGGCGCCACGGTGAAGCTGGTGCCCGGGGTCTATGATGATGCCTACGAGGAAGCGCTGCGCCTGGCACAGGAGGAAGGATACACATTCGTGCATCCCTTCAACGATGAACTCGTGATTGCCGGGCAGGGAACCATTGGCCTGGAGATTCTGGACCAGATCCAGGACGCGGATGCAGTGGTTGTGCCCATTGGCGGTGGCGGCCTGGCGTCCGGCATCGCCTTTGCAGTGAAGTCGCTGCGTCCGGACATCAAAGTCTATGGCGTGCAGGCAGAGGGGGCCGCGAGCATGGCGGCCAGCCTGGAGGAAGAACGGGTCGTCTGTCTGGAGGAAGTGACCACTGTGGCAGACGGCATCAAGGTCAAGGAGCCGGGAGACAACACCTTCGCCCTGTGCCGGGACTATCTGGATGGCATTGTGACGGTCAACGACGATGAAATCGCCGCGGCGATTCTGGCGCTGATCGAGCAGCAGAAGCTGATCGCGGAAGGAGCCGGGGCAGTGTCCGTGGCGGCGGTGATGTTTGACAAGCTGCCGCAGGACTTGAAGAAAATCGTGTGCGTGGTTTCCGGGGGAAACATCGATGTGACGATTCTCTCGAAGATCATCGAACGGGGTCTCATGACCAGCGGCCGAAGCGATGTGCTGGCCATTGAGCTGGAGGACAAGCCCGGGCAGCTGTCGGCTGTATCCGGAATCCTTGGCGAGCTCGGGGCCAATGTGCAGACGGTTGCCTATGAAAAGGCCAGCGAGGGCTCCAGCATCACAGCCTGTGTGCTGCGGATCAGCGTGGAAACCCGTGACCGGGCCCACATCCGGGAAGTCCGGCAGGGACTCGCGGATGCCGGTTTCCGGGTGCTGGACTGA
- a CDS encoding ATP-binding protein, whose translation MTPRDYYGWTRCFALFRGLEEDPVIHAFYELLKDPTPESYALFVHELYETGNTNWTRYFREQVLSLETGCVKLASRQKMIPAVMLSAAKTELYALSEMALLSPGFFDIYGYKAGYTVEDECSLYPLWLERVSSVSRHGFGAFAKWHMFRLEADDRTDAGYRLLPVTNPDPVKLSDLVGYKRQQQEVLDNTQALANGAKAANILLYGDAGTGKSATVKAVANELRDEGIRLIELNKSSLHLLPGLLDELAGQPLKFILFIDDLSFRENDDDFAALKAVLEGSASTRSRNTVIYATSNRRHIVKETFQAREGDEIHRQDTMQETVSLSERFGLRVYFEKPDKALYLQIVDSLAKREGIREKDLVKLAEQFALRKAGRSARAARQLVDQLAAKDKGGETEC comes from the coding sequence ATGACGCCGCGGGACTATTACGGCTGGACCCGGTGCTTCGCCCTGTTCCGGGGACTTGAAGAGGATCCGGTGATCCATGCATTTTATGAACTGCTGAAGGACCCCACACCGGAGAGCTATGCACTGTTTGTGCATGAGCTCTATGAAACGGGAAACACAAACTGGACCCGGTATTTCCGGGAACAGGTCCTCTCGCTGGAAACCGGCTGTGTGAAACTGGCAAGCCGCCAGAAGATGATTCCGGCGGTGATGCTCTCGGCTGCCAAGACGGAGCTCTATGCTCTGTCGGAAATGGCGCTGCTCTCTCCGGGTTTTTTTGACATCTATGGCTACAAAGCCGGGTATACCGTGGAAGACGAGTGCAGTCTGTACCCCCTGTGGCTGGAGCGTGTGTCTTCCGTCAGCCGCCATGGGTTCGGGGCCTTTGCAAAATGGCACATGTTCCGGCTGGAGGCGGATGACAGAACGGATGCCGGGTACCGGCTGCTGCCTGTGACAAACCCCGATCCGGTGAAGCTGTCAGATCTGGTGGGCTACAAGCGCCAGCAGCAGGAAGTGCTGGACAACACACAGGCCCTGGCCAATGGTGCAAAGGCTGCCAATATCCTGCTGTATGGTGATGCCGGGACCGGCAAATCGGCGACGGTGAAGGCCGTGGCCAACGAGCTGCGGGATGAAGGAATCCGGCTGATCGAGCTGAACAAAAGCAGTCTGCACCTGCTGCCGGGTCTGCTGGATGAACTGGCGGGGCAGCCGCTGAAGTTCATTCTGTTCATAGACGACCTGAGTTTCCGCGAAAACGATGATGACTTTGCCGCACTGAAAGCTGTCCTGGAGGGCAGTGCCAGCACGAGAAGCCGCAATACGGTGATTTACGCCACGAGCAATCGCCGGCACATTGTCAAGGAAACCTTCCAGGCGCGGGAGGGCGACGAAATCCACCGGCAGGATACGATGCAGGAAACGGTGTCTCTCTCCGAACGGTTCGGGCTGCGGGTATACTTCGAAAAACCGGACAAGGCGCTGTATCTGCAGATCGTGGATTCTCTCGCAAAGCGGGAGGGGATCCGGGAAAAGGACCTGGTCAAGCTGGCAGAACAGTTCGCCCTGCGAAAAGCCGGCCGCAGTGCCCGGGCTGCCAGGCAGCTGGTGGATCAGCTCGCTGCAAAGGACAAGGGAGGAGAAACGGAATGCTGA
- the ilvD gene encoding dihydroxy-acid dehydratase — MKSDNMKTGQEKAPQRSLLHALGMTEEEMRRPLVGIVSSWNEIVPGHMNLDKITDAVKMGVAMAGGTPVVFPAIAVCDGIAMGHEGMKYSLVTRDLIADSTEAMALAHAFDALVMVPNCDKNVPGLLMAAARLNLPTIFVSGGPMLAGRIDGHKTSLSSMFEAVGKYKAGKIDETKLKEYELNTCPSCGSCSGMYTANSHNCLTEVLGMGLAGNGTIPAVYSSRIELAKHAGMQIMDLIEKDIRPLDIMTEAAFRNALTADMALGCSTNSMLHLPAIAHECGVDINLDLANEISAVTPNLCHLAPAGPTYMEDLNAAGGVYAVLNELDQLGLLDTSVMTVTGKTMKENLQGHENLNPEVIRKPENAYSKTGGIAVLRGNLAPDGCVVKQSAVAPEMLVHEGPAKVFDSEEEAIAGIFGGKIEAGDVIVIRYEGPAGGPGMREMLSPTSAIAGMGLDKEVALITDGRFSGATRGASIGHVSPEAVHGGLIAYVKDGDRIAIDIPNHTIELLVPEAEIEQRKQEMPIKKKENVKGYLKRYASMVSSADKGAVINR, encoded by the coding sequence ATGAAAAGTGACAATATGAAAACCGGGCAGGAGAAGGCACCCCAGCGCAGCCTTCTGCATGCCCTGGGCATGACGGAAGAGGAAATGCGGCGGCCCCTGGTGGGCATCGTGTCTTCCTGGAATGAAATCGTGCCGGGGCACATGAACCTGGACAAAATCACCGATGCGGTGAAAATGGGCGTCGCGATGGCAGGCGGCACTCCGGTGGTGTTCCCGGCCATTGCGGTCTGTGACGGCATTGCCATGGGACATGAGGGCATGAAGTATTCCCTGGTGACCCGGGACCTGATTGCCGACAGCACGGAAGCCATGGCCCTGGCCCATGCCTTTGATGCCCTGGTCATGGTGCCCAACTGCGATAAAAATGTCCCCGGTCTGCTCATGGCTGCAGCACGTCTGAACCTGCCGACAATCTTTGTCTCCGGGGGGCCGATGTTAGCGGGACGCATTGACGGCCACAAGACCTCCCTGTCCAGCATGTTCGAAGCCGTGGGCAAATACAAAGCCGGCAAGATCGACGAGACAAAGCTGAAGGAATATGAGCTGAACACCTGCCCGTCCTGTGGTTCCTGCTCCGGGATGTATACTGCGAACTCCCACAACTGTCTGACGGAAGTGCTGGGCATGGGCCTGGCGGGCAACGGCACGATCCCCGCGGTGTACTCTTCCAGGATCGAGCTGGCCAAACATGCAGGCATGCAGATCATGGATCTGATTGAAAAGGACATCCGTCCGCTGGATATCATGACGGAAGCTGCGTTCCGCAACGCCCTGACGGCGGACATGGCACTGGGATGCAGCACGAACTCCATGCTGCACCTGCCGGCGATCGCTCATGAATGCGGCGTGGACATCAACCTGGATCTGGCGAATGAGATTTCGGCCGTGACCCCGAACCTGTGTCACCTGGCCCCGGCCGGTCCCACCTATATGGAAGACCTGAACGCGGCAGGCGGGGTGTATGCGGTGCTCAACGAGCTCGATCAGCTGGGTCTGCTGGATACCAGTGTGATGACAGTCACCGGAAAAACCATGAAGGAAAACCTGCAGGGGCACGAAAACCTGAATCCGGAGGTCATCCGCAAGCCGGAGAACGCCTATTCAAAAACCGGGGGCATTGCGGTGCTCCGGGGCAATCTGGCGCCGGATGGCTGCGTGGTGAAGCAGAGTGCCGTGGCGCCGGAAATGCTGGTGCATGAAGGACCCGCCAAGGTGTTTGACAGCGAGGAAGAGGCCATTGCCGGCATTTTCGGAGGCAAAATCGAAGCCGGCGATGTGATCGTGATCCGCTATGAAGGGCCTGCAGGCGGCCCGGGCATGCGGGAAATGCTGTCTCCGACCTCTGCCATTGCCGGCATGGGACTGGACAAGGAAGTGGCACTGATCACAGACGGCCGCTTCTCCGGCGCCACCCGCGGGGCATCCATTGGCCATGTATCGCCGGAAGCCGTGCACGGAGGACTGATTGCCTATGTGAAGGACGGGGACCGGATCGCAATCGACATCCCGAACCACACCATCGAACTGCTGGTGCCTGAAGCCGAGATCGAACAGCGGAAGCAGGAAATGCCCATCAAAAAGAAAGAAAACGTGAAGGGCTACCTGAAGCGGTATGCATCCATGGTATCCAGCGCGGACAAAGGCGCCGTGATCAACCGCTGA
- the ilvC gene encoding ketol-acid reductoisomerase, translating to MSKIYYQQDCDLNKLNGKKVAIIGYGSQGHAHALNLKDSGVDVVVGLYEGSKSADKAREQGLEVMSVADATKAADVIMVLIPDEKQKAVYESEIKPNLTAGKTLAFAHGFNIHFGLIQPPKDVNVIMIAPKGPGHTVRSEYEAEKGVPCLIAVENDATGDALDLGLAYAAGIGGSRAGVLETTFRTETETDLFGEQAVLCGGVVALMQAGFETLCEAGYDPINAYFECIHEMKLIVDLIYQSGFAGMRYSISNTAEYGDYITGEKIITDETKKSMRKILKDIQDGTFAKDFLVEMSDAGNQAHFRALRKLAAEHPSEKVGEEVRALYSWSDEDKLINN from the coding sequence ATGTCAAAAATCTATTACCAGCAGGACTGTGACCTGAACAAGCTGAACGGAAAGAAAGTCGCCATCATTGGCTATGGCTCCCAGGGTCATGCTCATGCCCTGAACCTGAAGGACTCCGGTGTGGACGTGGTTGTCGGTCTGTATGAAGGATCGAAGTCCGCCGACAAGGCCCGTGAACAGGGTCTGGAAGTCATGAGCGTTGCGGATGCCACAAAAGCGGCAGATGTCATCATGGTGCTGATTCCCGATGAAAAGCAGAAAGCAGTCTATGAATCTGAAATCAAGCCGAACCTGACAGCCGGCAAGACACTGGCGTTTGCCCACGGCTTCAACATCCACTTCGGTCTGATCCAGCCTCCGAAGGATGTCAATGTGATCATGATCGCGCCCAAGGGCCCTGGCCACACGGTGCGTTCCGAATATGAAGCGGAAAAAGGTGTTCCCTGCCTGATTGCCGTGGAAAACGACGCCACAGGCGATGCCCTGGACCTGGGTCTGGCCTATGCAGCCGGTATCGGCGGCAGCCGTGCAGGTGTGCTGGAAACCACATTCCGGACAGAAACCGAAACCGACCTGTTCGGCGAACAGGCAGTCCTGTGCGGCGGTGTGGTTGCGCTGATGCAGGCAGGATTCGAGACACTGTGCGAAGCCGGCTATGACCCCATCAACGCCTACTTCGAGTGCATCCACGAAATGAAGCTGATCGTGGACCTGATCTATCAGTCGGGCTTTGCGGGCATGCGCTACTCCATTTCCAACACAGCAGAGTACGGAGACTACATCACCGGTGAGAAGATCATCACCGATGAGACGAAGAAGTCCATGAGGAAGATCCTGAAGGACATCCAGGACGGCACCTTTGCGAAGGACTTCCTGGTGGAAATGTCCGATGCGGGCAACCAGGCACACTTCCGTGCCCTGCGCAAGCTGGCTGCGGAGCACCCGTCGGAGAAAGTCGGCGAAGAAGTGCGTGCGCTGTACAGCTGGAGCGACGAAGACAAACTGATCAACAACTGA
- the ilvN gene encoding acetolactate synthase small subunit: MEQMEHFEIAILVENESGALSRISGMFTRRGFNIHSLTVGETEDPCFSRMTISAEGDETTRRQIVKQLAKLYNVKEIKIMERDASVKRELALIKLKNSPATRSDILSAVDIYRSKIIDLSPNTLCVEITGETSKIDAFIEIVKPYGILEMCRTGVVALERGCHYLRRENTEDSKEGE, from the coding sequence ATGGAGCAGATGGAACACTTTGAAATTGCGATCCTGGTGGAAAACGAATCCGGCGCCCTGTCCAGAATTTCGGGGATGTTCACCCGCCGGGGATTCAACATTCATTCCCTGACCGTCGGGGAAACAGAAGACCCGTGTTTCTCCCGCATGACCATCAGTGCGGAGGGAGACGAAACCACCCGCCGGCAGATCGTGAAACAGCTGGCCAAGCTGTACAACGTGAAGGAAATCAAAATCATGGAACGGGATGCATCCGTGAAGCGGGAGCTGGCACTGATCAAACTGAAAAACTCGCCGGCAACCCGCTCCGATATCCTGTCGGCAGTGGATATCTACCGCTCGAAAATCATTGATCTTTCCCCCAACACACTGTGTGTGGAAATCACCGGGGAAACCTCGAAAATTGATGCATTCATTGAAATCGTGAAGCCATACGGCATTCTTGAAATGTGCCGGACGGGGGTGGTGGCGCTGGAACGCGGCTGTCACTATCTGAGGCGTGAAAATACAGAAGACAGCAAAGAAGGAGAGTAA
- the ilvB gene encoding biosynthetic-type acetolactate synthase large subunit — MLLSGADIVIETLIEQGTKTVFGYPGGQVINLYDALYKREDRIHHVLTAHEQGACHAADGYARATGDVGVVIATSGPGATNLVTGIATAYLDSTPLVAITGNVPNALIGRDSFQEVDITGVTLPVTKHNFFVKDYTELADTIRKAFRIAKSGRPGPVLVDIPKDVQVQMQEYEPVPVVEKEAQRPVKLRKIQAAADMIAEAVSPYIYIGGGVITADASEEVLALAEKIDAPIGSTLMGLSAIDNDNERFLGMVGMHGHYPASVGQDEADLIIAIGARFSDRATGDVSKYAKGARIIHMDIDRAEIDKNISSDLGIGGDLKEALTALIEAVKPARHPAWNARLDALRVIGEEQLEATLDPKELTPHSLIWEVARHTEADTPVVTDVGQHQMWTAQYYPFHKRRTFITSGGLGTMGFGMGAAIGAAQATGKKTVLFTGDGSFGMNLNELATAVSQNTPLVIVIMNNNVLGMVRQWQNLFFDKHYSQTTLNRQTDFVKLAEAFGARGLRIMNRQELGPVMAEAFAHTGPVVVDVAIDPDAFVLPMLPPGGSFDDIITEV; from the coding sequence ATGCTGCTTAGTGGTGCGGATATTGTAATTGAAACTCTGATTGAGCAGGGAACAAAGACTGTGTTTGGATACCCGGGCGGACAGGTCATCAATCTGTATGATGCCCTGTACAAGCGGGAAGACCGCATCCATCACGTGCTGACAGCCCACGAACAGGGTGCCTGTCATGCCGCGGACGGCTATGCCAGAGCCACGGGGGATGTGGGCGTGGTCATTGCCACTTCCGGCCCCGGTGCGACAAACCTTGTAACCGGCATCGCCACGGCGTACCTGGATTCCACGCCGCTGGTGGCCATCACCGGGAACGTGCCCAATGCTCTGATCGGCCGGGACAGTTTCCAGGAAGTGGACATCACCGGTGTAACGCTGCCGGTCACCAAACACAATTTTTTCGTCAAGGACTATACAGAGCTGGCGGACACCATCCGGAAAGCCTTCCGGATCGCAAAATCCGGAAGGCCCGGTCCGGTGCTGGTGGACATCCCCAAGGATGTGCAGGTCCAGATGCAGGAATATGAACCGGTACCGGTGGTGGAAAAGGAAGCACAGCGACCGGTCAAGCTCAGAAAAATCCAGGCAGCGGCGGACATGATTGCCGAAGCCGTCTCTCCTTATATTTATATAGGCGGCGGTGTCATCACCGCAGATGCCTCGGAGGAAGTCCTGGCACTGGCGGAAAAAATCGATGCACCCATCGGTTCCACGCTGATGGGCCTGTCTGCCATCGACAACGACAACGAACGGTTCCTGGGCATGGTGGGCATGCACGGACATTATCCGGCCTCCGTGGGACAGGATGAAGCGGATCTCATCATTGCCATCGGAGCCCGGTTCTCGGACCGTGCCACCGGCGATGTCAGCAAATATGCAAAAGGCGCCCGCATCATTCACATGGACATCGACCGGGCGGAAATCGACAAGAACATATCCTCCGATCTGGGGATTGGCGGGGACCTGAAGGAGGCCCTGACAGCGCTCATCGAAGCAGTTAAGCCAGCCCGTCATCCCGCGTGGAACGCCCGCCTGGATGCCCTGCGGGTGATTGGCGAGGAACAGCTGGAAGCCACGCTGGATCCAAAGGAGCTCACACCCCATTCCCTGATCTGGGAAGTCGCCCGTCATACGGAGGCCGACACCCCGGTGGTCACGGATGTGGGACAGCACCAGATGTGGACAGCCCAGTACTATCCCTTCCACAAGCGCCGGACCTTTATCACCTCCGGCGGTCTGGGAACCATGGGATTCGGCATGGGCGCCGCCATCGGAGCTGCCCAGGCCACAGGAAAGAAAACGGTGCTCTTTACCGGTGACGGTTCCTTCGGCATGAACCTGAATGAACTGGCCACCGCCGTAAGTCAGAACACCCCGCTGGTGATCGTGATCATGAACAACAATGTGCTGGGCATGGTCAGGCAGTGGCAGAATCTGTTCTTCGACAAACACTATTCCCAGACCACCCTGAACCGGCAGACGGATTTCGTGAAGCTGGCTGAAGCCTTCGGTGCCAGAGGACTGAGAATCATGAACCGGCAGGAACTGGGACCGGTCATGGCCGAAGCATTTGCCCACACAGGACCGGTGGTGGTGGATGTGGCCATTGATCCGGATGCATTCGTTCTTCCGATGCTGCCCCCCGGGGGCTCCTTTGACGACATCATCACGGAGGTCTAA
- the ltrA gene encoding group II intron reverse transcriptase/maturase, which produces MNQTRLIQPEDLSTQEIFSMENLTNACRQVRRNNGAAGVDGVKARELPACPGEYWERLREQILGRSYKPLPAKRTDIPKPDGSLRGLNVPAARDRVIQACLANYLDYRKDFEMSNSSYGFRKNRRCEQAILKGLEFMNDGYDWIVDIDLRKFFDTVDQDRLIRLIDNLFHNRDVTSLTRKFVRAGVMIDGRLVRTERGIPQGGPLSPVLANIYLDQADKELESRGLRFTRYADDMLIYVKSEAAANRVMKSFSNYLEKKLKLEVNASKSKVARPDEVKYLGFGFKRNKREWKAIPHEKSIHEFEQKIMKLTKRNWSVSLEERIEKINQVIRGWSNYFRCAWLYKETVRKLDSKLRRRIRAIIWKQWKSIRKKEESLIKLGCPRDKAHSYACARQGYVRCAITFLNKYIRNIHLKKKGLLSMEEYFDTVAVRFMKTFVRTAQCRTARWVV; this is translated from the coding sequence ATGAACCAGACCAGACTGATACAGCCGGAAGACCTGAGCACACAGGAAATCTTCTCCATGGAGAACCTGACCAATGCGTGCAGACAGGTACGGCGAAACAATGGAGCTGCAGGGGTAGATGGAGTCAAAGCCAGAGAACTTCCTGCCTGCCCCGGAGAGTATTGGGAGCGACTGCGGGAACAGATACTGGGCCGCAGTTATAAACCACTGCCAGCCAAAAGGACCGATATCCCGAAACCGGATGGGAGCCTGCGGGGGCTCAATGTCCCGGCTGCCAGAGATAGAGTCATACAGGCCTGTCTGGCAAACTATCTGGATTACAGGAAGGACTTCGAGATGAGCAACAGCTCATACGGGTTCAGGAAGAACAGGAGATGTGAACAGGCGATACTGAAAGGCCTTGAGTTCATGAACGACGGGTATGACTGGATCGTCGACATCGACCTGAGGAAATTCTTCGACACGGTGGACCAGGACAGACTGATACGACTGATAGACAACCTGTTCCATAACAGGGACGTCACGTCGCTGACAAGGAAGTTCGTCAGAGCGGGAGTCATGATAGACGGAAGGCTTGTCAGGACAGAAAGAGGCATCCCGCAGGGAGGGCCGCTTTCGCCGGTACTGGCCAACATCTATCTGGACCAGGCAGACAAGGAACTGGAAAGCAGAGGGCTGAGATTCACGAGATACGCAGACGATATGCTCATCTATGTGAAATCGGAAGCCGCCGCCAACAGAGTGATGAAGTCATTCAGCAACTATCTTGAAAAGAAGCTGAAGCTGGAAGTGAATGCTTCAAAATCGAAAGTGGCCAGACCGGATGAAGTGAAATATCTGGGGTTTGGCTTCAAAAGGAACAAAAGGGAATGGAAGGCGATACCGCATGAGAAGTCCATTCATGAGTTCGAGCAGAAGATAATGAAGCTGACAAAACGGAACTGGAGCGTATCTCTTGAGGAGAGGATTGAAAAAATCAATCAGGTCATCAGGGGATGGAGCAATTATTTCAGGTGTGCATGGCTGTATAAAGAAACGGTGCGCAAACTGGACAGCAAGCTCCGGAGAAGAATCAGGGCCATCATCTGGAAGCAGTGGAAAAGCATCAGGAAAAAAGAAGAGAGCCTCATCAAACTGGGATGTCCCAGAGACAAGGCTCACTCATATGCGTGTGCACGACAGGGATATGTCCGTTGTGCAATCACATTCCTGAACAAGTATATCAGAAATATACACCTGAAAAAGAAAGGCCTTCTATCCATGGAGGAATACTTCGATACGGTGGCAGTAAGGTTCATGAAAACATTTGTACGAACCGCCCAGTGCCGAACGGCACGCTGGGTGGTGTGA
- a CDS encoding bifunctional folylpolyglutamate synthase/dihydrofolate synthase produces the protein MKRQEENRGPAVDMQGNQEPVPDMTCEQAVDYIYASWQKADPDRQWDVPDSRKRHPELTASWLSKPVSVPTALVTGSKGKGSTARMLAALLEKQGPCGLLTSPHILDFRERIRLGGSMIGCRDFSRLVGEAKACLDTVAVPSGQFISPIGSQAMTARLYFEENHAAFQVFECGKGVQFDDVGSIPHETALVTPVFKEHLRELGGSLEAIARDKAHILQPGTRTLVMARQDQAVRKIFRDRAQSLGVRVLEYGRDFRASNLQRTEDGIRFDVHTPDNEYRDVLLPTLAAFQAENCALALAASEVMTGKPSDPALLKSLDFAGRQEVLRRSPLWLLDACINRESACQLADSLRALNVKDALLVLAVPDDKDPAGTARILAPFAGEIRICPVTSGHYRITEDQCRVLWNLGVPVNWCPSMDAALADRLWETVCARDPARQDRPVILAGTTAFVSDVYRWMQKQRRPADSVNGRGFPAGSR, from the coding sequence ATGAAACGGCAGGAAGAAAACCGGGGACCGGCTGTGGATATGCAGGGGAATCAGGAACCGGTGCCGGATATGACCTGTGAACAGGCGGTGGACTATATTTACGCCTCCTGGCAGAAAGCCGATCCGGACAGACAGTGGGATGTGCCGGATTCCCGGAAGCGCCATCCGGAACTGACGGCATCCTGGCTCTCGAAACCTGTTTCCGTTCCGACCGCCCTGGTCACCGGATCCAAGGGCAAAGGCTCCACCGCCAGGATGCTGGCGGCTCTTCTGGAAAAACAGGGTCCCTGCGGCCTGCTGACCAGTCCTCACATTCTGGATTTCCGGGAACGTATCCGGCTGGGCGGCTCCATGATCGGCTGCAGGGATTTCAGCCGTCTGGTGGGCGAAGCGAAAGCCTGTCTGGATACAGTGGCTGTCCCGTCAGGGCAGTTCATCAGCCCCATTGGCAGCCAGGCCATGACTGCCCGGTTGTATTTTGAGGAAAACCATGCCGCGTTCCAGGTCTTTGAATGCGGCAAGGGTGTGCAGTTCGATGATGTGGGCAGCATCCCCCATGAGACAGCCCTGGTGACGCCGGTTTTCAAGGAACACCTGCGTGAACTCGGGGGCAGTCTGGAAGCCATCGCCCGGGACAAGGCGCATATCCTTCAGCCAGGGACCCGGACCCTGGTCATGGCCCGTCAGGATCAGGCGGTGCGCAAAATCTTCCGTGACAGAGCCCAAAGTCTCGGGGTGCGCGTGCTGGAATATGGCCGGGATTTCAGGGCATCGAATCTGCAGCGGACCGAAGACGGGATCCGCTTTGATGTCCATACCCCGGACAATGAATACCGGGATGTGCTGCTGCCCACCCTGGCGGCATTCCAGGCAGAAAACTGTGCCCTGGCGCTGGCGGCTTCGGAAGTGATGACAGGAAAACCCTCCGATCCGGCTCTGCTGAAGTCACTGGATTTTGCGGGTCGTCAGGAAGTGCTGCGCCGCTCGCCGCTCTGGCTGCTGGATGCCTGCATCAACCGGGAATCTGCGTGTCAGCTGGCGGACTCCCTCAGGGCACTGAATGTGAAGGATGCCCTTCTGGTTCTGGCTGTGCCGGATGACAAGGATCCTGCCGGCACTGCCCGCATCCTGGCTCCCTTTGCCGGGGAAATCCGGATCTGTCCCGTGACCTCCGGTCATTACCGGATCACCGAAGACCAGTGCCGGGTCCTCTGGAATCTGGGGGTTCCTGTGAACTGGTGTCCCTCGATGGACGCCGCCCTGGCAGACAGGCTGTGGGAAACAGTTTGTGCCCGGGATCCAGCCAGGCAGGACCGTCCGGTGATCCTGGCCGGCACCACGGCTTTTGTCAGCGATGTCTATCGGTGGATGCAGAAACAGCGCAGGCCTGCTGACAGCGTCAATGGGCGGGGATTTCCTGCAGGATCCCGATGA